The Rhinoraja longicauda isolate Sanriku21f chromosome 17, sRhiLon1.1, whole genome shotgun sequence genome includes a region encoding these proteins:
- the selenok gene encoding selenoprotein K translates to MATGKGLYPRSAGRKRDAAPLTAAAATPGNMVYVADGQVVDSRSQAPWRLSSIVQFFWGIVEFIAFFFRTLFNPSGTKFKGTGNQSSWGRPDDGRGPPGVPRRRMGRINHGGGPAPPPMSGG, encoded by the exons ATGGCGACTGGGAAAGGCCTCTATCCCCGCAGCGCCGGCCGGAAGCGCGACGCCGCACCGCTCACGGCAGCCGCCGCAACCCCGGGCAACATGGTGTACGTGGCGgacg GGCAAGTCGTGGACAGCAGGAGCCAAGCACCATGGAGGCTCTCGTCAATTGTTCAGTTTTTCTGGGGAATAGTGGAGTTCATTGCTTTCTT CTTTCGGACGCTGTTCAATCCATCTGGAACCAAATTTAAAGGGACTGGAAATCAATCGTCATGGGGCAGACCTGATGATGGACGAGG CCCCCCTGGAGTTCCGCGGAGAAGAATGGGTCGGATCAACCACGGCGGAGGGCCGGCACCACCGCCAATGTCAGGGGGATGA